A single region of the Leisingera thetidis genome encodes:
- the pheT gene encoding phenylalanine--tRNA ligase subunit beta → MKFTLSWLKDHLDTDASVEEITDALTDLGLEVEEVINPADKLKDFTLGYVTHAEKHPDADKLRVCKVNTDEGELQIICGAPNAREGITVVVCKPGMYIPGLDITISVGKIRGIESFGMMASERELELSEEHDGIIELPSGAVGDRFIDWLTENDPAKVDPVIEIAITPNRPDALGVYGIARDLAARGLGTLKTRAFEAIPGDFDSPVKVSIDADTRDGCPLFAGRLIKGVKNGPSPQWLQDRLKAIGLRPISALVDITNFFTFDQNRPLHVFDAAKVQGDLRVHRAAGGETLKALDEKEYTLQAGQMVISDENGPESIAGIMGGEATGCTEETVDVFLESAFWDHVQIAMAGRALKINSDARYRFERGVDPEYTIEGLHKATQMILDLCGGEPSGVVIAGDVPDHSRAYKLDAGRVQSLVGMEIHESDQRQTLTRLGFRLEGNLAHVPSWRPDVQGEADLVEEVARIASLTKLQGKPLPRLADGIPKPVMTPQQRREQMARRTCAGLGYNEIVSYSFIDKASAALFGGGDDATMLANPISSEMSHMRPDLLPGLLQAAARNQARGYMDLALFEAGPAFTGGEPGEQVNQISGLLVGRTGPKDVHGASRAVDLYDAKADAEAVLAAIGAPAKVQILREGDAWWHPGRHGRICLGPKKTLGVFGELHPRVLKEIGIKGAAVAFTIWPDEIPLPRRSGATRPALAISDLQAVERDFAFVVDADVEALALVNAAAGADKALIEDVRVFDEFIGGSLGAGKKSLAITVRLLPTDRTLKEKDIEAVSEKIIAKVAKATGGTLRG, encoded by the coding sequence ATGAAATTCACGCTTTCCTGGCTGAAAGACCACCTCGACACCGATGCTTCGGTCGAGGAGATCACCGATGCCCTGACTGATCTGGGCCTTGAGGTGGAGGAGGTCATCAACCCGGCCGACAAGCTCAAGGACTTTACCCTCGGCTATGTGACCCATGCCGAAAAGCACCCCGACGCCGACAAGCTGCGGGTCTGCAAGGTGAACACGGATGAGGGCGAGCTGCAGATCATCTGCGGTGCCCCCAACGCGCGCGAGGGCATCACCGTGGTGGTCTGCAAGCCGGGCATGTATATCCCCGGCCTCGACATCACCATCAGCGTCGGCAAGATCCGCGGCATCGAAAGCTTCGGCATGATGGCCTCGGAACGCGAGCTGGAGCTGTCGGAGGAGCATGACGGGATCATCGAGCTGCCTTCGGGCGCGGTCGGCGACCGGTTCATCGACTGGCTGACGGAGAACGACCCGGCCAAGGTCGACCCGGTGATCGAGATTGCCATCACCCCGAACCGCCCCGACGCGCTGGGGGTTTACGGCATCGCCCGCGATCTGGCGGCGCGGGGTCTGGGCACCCTGAAGACCCGCGCGTTTGAGGCGATTCCGGGCGATTTCGACAGCCCGGTCAAGGTCTCGATCGACGCGGACACGCGGGACGGCTGCCCGCTGTTTGCCGGCCGGCTGATCAAGGGTGTGAAGAATGGCCCCAGCCCGCAGTGGCTGCAGGACCGGCTGAAGGCGATTGGTCTCAGGCCCATTTCGGCGCTGGTGGATATCACCAACTTCTTCACTTTCGACCAGAACCGCCCGCTGCATGTGTTCGACGCGGCCAAGGTGCAGGGCGACCTGCGGGTGCACCGCGCCGCAGGCGGCGAAACCCTGAAGGCGCTGGACGAGAAGGAGTATACCCTGCAGGCGGGCCAGATGGTGATCTCGGACGAGAACGGCCCGGAGAGCATCGCGGGCATCATGGGCGGCGAGGCAACCGGCTGCACCGAAGAGACCGTGGACGTGTTCCTGGAAAGCGCGTTCTGGGACCACGTGCAGATCGCCATGGCGGGCCGGGCGCTGAAGATCAATTCGGATGCGCGCTACCGCTTCGAGCGCGGAGTGGACCCGGAATACACCATCGAAGGCCTGCACAAGGCGACCCAGATGATCCTGGACCTGTGCGGAGGCGAGCCGTCGGGGGTCGTGATCGCAGGCGATGTGCCGGACCACTCGCGCGCCTACAAGCTGGACGCCGGCCGGGTGCAGTCGCTGGTGGGCATGGAAATCCATGAAAGCGATCAGCGCCAGACCCTGACCCGGCTCGGCTTCCGGCTGGAGGGCAACTTGGCACACGTTCCCAGCTGGCGCCCTGATGTGCAGGGGGAGGCTGACCTGGTCGAGGAAGTGGCGCGGATTGCCTCGCTGACCAAGCTGCAGGGCAAGCCGCTGCCGCGCCTGGCCGACGGGATCCCGAAGCCGGTGATGACGCCGCAGCAGCGCCGTGAGCAGATGGCGCGCCGCACCTGCGCCGGCCTCGGCTACAATGAGATCGTCAGCTACAGCTTCATCGACAAGGCCTCGGCGGCGCTGTTCGGCGGCGGCGATGACGCCACCATGCTGGCCAACCCGATCTCGTCGGAGATGTCGCACATGCGGCCGGATCTGCTGCCGGGCCTGCTGCAGGCTGCGGCCCGCAACCAGGCGCGCGGCTATATGGATCTGGCGCTGTTCGAGGCCGGCCCTGCCTTCACCGGCGGCGAGCCCGGCGAGCAGGTCAATCAGATCTCGGGCCTGCTGGTCGGCCGCACCGGACCCAAGGACGTGCATGGTGCCTCGCGCGCGGTGGATCTCTATGATGCTAAAGCAGACGCCGAGGCGGTGCTGGCGGCCATCGGCGCGCCTGCCAAGGTGCAGATCCTGCGCGAAGGTGATGCCTGGTGGCATCCGGGCCGTCATGGCCGGATCTGCCTGGGGCCGAAAAAGACTCTCGGCGTGTTCGGAGAACTGCACCCCAGGGTGCTGAAAGAGATAGGGATCAAGGGCGCCGCCGTCGCCTTTACCATCTGGCCGGATGAGATTCCGCTGCCGCGCAGATCCGGCGCCACCCGCCCGGCGCTGGCGATCAGCGATCTGCAGGCGGTGGAGCGGGACTTTGCCTTTGTGGTCGACGCGGATGTCGAGGCGCTGGCGCTGGTCAATGCCGCTGCTGGCGCCGACAAGGCGCTGATCGAAGATGTGCGCGTCTTTGACGAGTTCATCGGTGGCTCACTGGGCGCGGGCAAGAAGTCGCTGGCGATCACCGTGCGGCTGTTGCCGACGGACAGGACGCTGAAAGAAAAGGACATCGAAGCGGTGAGCGAAAAGATCATCGCCAAGGTGGCCAAAGCCACCGGCGGCACTCTGCGCGGATAA
- a CDS encoding YtoQ family protein, translating to MALKVYLSGEIHTDWREQIIEGAKGLEVSFSAPVTDHGASDDCGVAILGAEDNKYWHDHKGAMVNAIRTRKGISDADVVVVRFGDKYKQWNAAFDAGYAAALGKSVIVLSPPEHQHALKEVHAAALAVAEEPRQVVEILTYVLTGKLPA from the coding sequence GTGGCATTGAAGGTTTACCTCTCGGGCGAAATTCACACCGATTGGCGGGAGCAGATCATCGAAGGCGCAAAGGGATTGGAAGTCAGCTTCAGCGCGCCGGTGACCGACCACGGCGCCAGCGACGATTGCGGCGTGGCCATTCTCGGGGCTGAAGACAACAAGTACTGGCACGACCACAAGGGCGCGATGGTCAATGCGATCCGCACCCGCAAGGGGATCTCGGACGCGGATGTCGTCGTCGTGCGCTTCGGCGACAAATACAAGCAGTGGAACGCGGCCTTTGACGCAGGCTATGCGGCCGCACTTGGCAAATCGGTCATCGTGCTCAGCCCGCCGGAGCACCAGCATGCACTGAAGGAAGTGCATGCGGCGGCGCTGGCGGTGGCAGAGGAGCCGCGCCAGGTGGTGGAAATCCTGACCTATGTTCTGACCGGCAAGCTGCCTGCATGA
- a CDS encoding ABC transporter ATP-binding protein yields MTSQNIIEISGVEKRFGTFTAVKDLNLALKEGEFFSLLGPSGCGKTTALRMIAGFQDHDAGTIRIAGQEMAHIPANKRPTNMVFQSYAIFPHLNVGDNVAFGLRKLNLGKAEVRDRVAEALEMVELGGLQARKADELSGGQRQRVALARALVMRPKVLLLDEPLSALDKNLREAMQFEMRRLQQKLGITFVMVTHDQYEAMTMSDRIGVMFQGRLKQVDKPEVLYARPCSREVAAFIGGMNFLDAAVTGEVNGKLQAEVQGFGPLAIDVNPNVARRGPQLLAGIRPEQLEISAQKPDGYDGYLQGTVANAAFYGENVHYHVTAEGLQQPIAVSVPNYFHTVDHKQGDPVWLGVQNASVIDLGARET; encoded by the coding sequence ATGACCAGCCAGAACATCATCGAAATCTCCGGGGTGGAAAAGCGCTTTGGCACCTTCACCGCGGTCAAGGACCTGAACCTGGCGCTGAAGGAGGGCGAGTTCTTCTCGCTGCTCGGGCCTTCGGGCTGCGGCAAGACCACCGCGCTCAGGATGATTGCGGGGTTCCAGGACCATGATGCCGGCACCATCCGCATCGCGGGCCAGGAGATGGCGCATATCCCGGCCAACAAGCGCCCCACCAACATGGTGTTCCAGTCCTATGCGATCTTTCCGCATCTGAACGTCGGCGACAACGTGGCCTTCGGCCTGCGCAAGCTGAACCTTGGCAAGGCGGAGGTGAGGGACCGCGTCGCCGAAGCGCTGGAGATGGTCGAGCTGGGCGGGCTGCAGGCGCGCAAGGCGGATGAGCTGTCGGGCGGCCAGCGCCAGCGGGTGGCGCTGGCCCGCGCCCTGGTGATGCGGCCCAAGGTGCTGCTGCTGGATGAGCCCCTGTCGGCGCTCGACAAGAACCTGCGCGAGGCGATGCAGTTCGAGATGCGCCGCCTGCAGCAGAAGCTCGGGATCACCTTCGTGATGGTCACCCACGACCAGTACGAGGCGATGACCATGTCCGACCGCATCGGCGTGATGTTCCAGGGCCGGCTCAAGCAGGTCGACAAGCCCGAGGTGCTCTATGCCCGCCCCTGCAGCCGGGAGGTGGCCGCCTTCATCGGCGGCATGAACTTCCTCGACGCCGCCGTGACCGGCGAGGTGAACGGCAAGCTGCAGGCCGAGGTGCAGGGGTTCGGCCCGCTCGCCATCGACGTGAACCCCAATGTGGCGCGGCGCGGGCCGCAGCTGCTGGCGGGCATCCGTCCCGAGCAGCTGGAGATCTCGGCGCAAAAGCCCGACGGCTATGACGGCTACCTGCAGGGCACCGTCGCCAACGCCGCCTTCTACGGCGAGAACGTGCACTACCACGTCACTGCCGAGGGGCTGCAGCAGCCCATCGCGGTGTCGGTGCCGAACTACTTCCACACGGTTGATCACAAGCAGGGCGATCCGGTCTGGCTCGGGGTGCAGAACGCCTCCGTCATCGACCTCGGCGCCCGCGAGACATGA
- the mscL gene encoding large conductance mechanosensitive channel protein MscL, protein MLNEFKAFIARGNVMDMAVGIIIGAAFTAIVKSMVDDLINPVIGLFTGGVDFTNNYAVLGGDGTAYSSLEAAREAGASVFAYGSFLMAVINFLIIAWVVFLLVKSVNRARDAMERKKDTPAEQAPAGPTELDVLLEIRDSLKK, encoded by the coding sequence ATGCTGAACGAATTCAAAGCCTTCATCGCCAGGGGCAACGTGATGGACATGGCGGTGGGGATCATCATCGGCGCCGCCTTCACGGCAATCGTGAAATCCATGGTCGATGACCTGATCAACCCGGTCATCGGCCTGTTCACCGGCGGCGTGGACTTCACCAACAACTATGCGGTCCTGGGCGGCGATGGCACCGCCTACAGCTCGCTGGAAGCGGCGCGCGAGGCCGGTGCCTCCGTGTTTGCCTACGGGTCATTCCTGATGGCCGTGATCAATTTTCTGATCATTGCCTGGGTGGTCTTTCTGCTGGTGAAATCCGTCAACCGCGCCCGCGATGCGATGGAGCGCAAAAAGGACACTCCGGCGGAACAGGCGCCCGCCGGGCCGACAGAGCTTGACGTGCTTCTGGAAATCCGCGACTCGCTGAAGAAATAA
- a CDS encoding phosphoribosyltransferase gives MFEDRTAAGLQLAGQLAELPMTDPVVLALPRGGAPVALPIAQALQAPMDLLLVRKIGMPANPELAAGALAEGSNPIFNGALLQATGMTPEDFAPQVAQAREENAARRTRYLHGHPPLEMAGRTAIVVDDGIATGATFMAAHFWLRERKPAQVILAVPVAPPEAVDELRPLVDTLVCLLSPREFWAVGAHYRDFTQTSDDEVMAALAAAPEAGAGKDRTWH, from the coding sequence ATGTTCGAGGACCGGACCGCTGCCGGGCTTCAGCTGGCCGGGCAACTGGCTGAACTGCCGATGACAGACCCTGTGGTGCTGGCGCTGCCGCGGGGCGGTGCGCCTGTGGCGCTGCCCATTGCGCAGGCCCTGCAGGCGCCGATGGATCTGCTCCTGGTGCGCAAGATCGGCATGCCCGCCAACCCGGAGCTGGCCGCAGGCGCGCTGGCCGAGGGCAGCAATCCCATTTTCAATGGCGCGCTGCTGCAGGCCACAGGCATGACGCCGGAGGACTTTGCCCCCCAGGTCGCCCAGGCGCGGGAGGAGAACGCCGCCCGCCGCACCCGCTATCTGCACGGGCACCCGCCGCTGGAAATGGCGGGGCGCACGGCGATTGTTGTGGATGACGGGATCGCCACCGGGGCCACCTTCATGGCAGCGCATTTCTGGCTCAGGGAACGCAAGCCTGCGCAGGTGATCCTGGCGGTGCCGGTGGCGCCGCCGGAAGCGGTGGACGAATTGCGCCCCTTGGTAGATACTCTGGTCTGCCTGCTGAGCCCCAGGGAATTCTGGGCGGTCGGCGCGCACTACAGGGATTTTACGCAAACCAGCGATGACGAGGTCATGGCCGCCTTGGCCGCGGCCCCTGAAGCTGGCGCAGGAAAGGACAGAACGTGGCATTGA
- a CDS encoding LysR family transcriptional regulator: MNNPDWNHIRAFLATAEAGSLSAAARRLGLTQPTLSRQVAALEGELGVLLFERLGRSLALTEAGQELLHHSRRMGEAADGLSLAATGQAQSIDGTVRITASDVMSAHVLPPLLQRLRQRAPGLTIGVVAANDIRDLMRREADIAIRHVRPEQPELIARLVQEASGHFYAAKTYLNRRGRPASYAELAAHDFVSFGDTDRMIGFLGPMGIPVTADNFRIGSNSGLVAWELVRQGFGITPMSDEVAAAAPEVECLLPESGAITFPVWLTTHREVHTSRRIRLVFDLLAEFFSGR, translated from the coding sequence ATGAACAACCCCGATTGGAACCACATACGCGCCTTCCTCGCCACCGCTGAAGCCGGCTCGCTTTCGGCGGCAGCGCGGCGGCTCGGCCTGACCCAGCCCACCTTGTCGCGCCAGGTCGCAGCACTGGAGGGCGAGCTGGGCGTGCTGCTGTTCGAACGCCTTGGCCGCTCCCTGGCTCTTACCGAGGCCGGGCAGGAGCTGCTCCACCACAGCCGCAGAATGGGAGAGGCCGCCGATGGGCTCAGCCTCGCGGCCACCGGCCAGGCGCAGTCGATCGATGGCACCGTGCGGATCACCGCCTCGGATGTGATGTCCGCCCATGTGCTGCCGCCGCTGCTGCAGCGGCTGCGCCAGCGCGCGCCCGGCCTCACCATCGGCGTGGTGGCAGCCAATGACATCCGCGACCTGATGCGGCGCGAGGCGGATATCGCCATCCGCCACGTCCGCCCCGAGCAGCCGGAGCTGATCGCCCGGCTGGTGCAGGAGGCCTCCGGGCATTTCTATGCTGCCAAAACCTATCTGAACCGGCGCGGCCGCCCGGCTTCATACGCTGAACTGGCGGCCCATGATTTCGTCAGCTTTGGCGACACGGACCGGATGATCGGCTTTCTGGGCCCGATGGGAATTCCCGTGACGGCAGATAACTTCCGCATCGGCTCCAACAGCGGCCTGGTCGCCTGGGAACTGGTCCGGCAGGGATTTGGCATTACCCCGATGTCAGACGAGGTTGCTGCAGCCGCGCCGGAGGTGGAGTGCCTGCTGCCCGAAAGCGGCGCAATAACCTTTCCGGTCTGGCTCACCACTCACCGCGAAGTGCACACCAGCCGCCGCATCCGGCTGGTGTTCGACCTGCTGGCGGAATTCTTCTCCGGGAGATGA
- a CDS encoding mechanosensitive ion channel family protein, which yields MEQLIEQAGVYWPLMVSGAKALVVLILGWIATGWISSVVRNRINRTPRIDPTLGNFAASVVRWALLAVVLVAVLNIFGIEATSLVAMLGAATLAIGLALQGTLSDLAAGFMLILFRPYRIGQYVDIGGTAGTVKDLNLFVTELATPDNVQIIVPNGKAWGSIITNFSHHGTRRVDMMFGIDYGDNAETAKAIILEQAKGDERVLQDPAPWVRVTNLGDSSVDLTARVWCKAEDYWELKFALTQSVKEAFDARGISIPYPHSVEIKKDG from the coding sequence ATGGAACAGCTCATTGAACAGGCGGGCGTCTACTGGCCGTTGATGGTCAGCGGCGCCAAGGCGCTGGTGGTGCTGATCCTCGGCTGGATCGCCACCGGCTGGATCAGCAGCGTGGTGCGCAACCGCATCAACCGGACCCCGCGGATCGATCCGACACTGGGCAATTTCGCCGCCAGCGTGGTCCGCTGGGCGCTGCTGGCGGTGGTGCTGGTGGCGGTTCTCAACATCTTCGGGATCGAAGCCACCAGCCTGGTGGCCATGCTGGGGGCTGCCACCCTGGCAATCGGCCTGGCGCTGCAGGGCACGCTCAGCGATCTGGCCGCGGGGTTCATGCTGATCCTGTTCCGCCCCTACCGGATCGGTCAGTATGTCGACATCGGCGGCACCGCCGGCACGGTGAAGGACCTGAACCTGTTCGTGACCGAACTGGCCACCCCCGACAACGTCCAGATCATCGTGCCCAACGGCAAGGCCTGGGGCTCGATCATCACCAATTTCTCACATCACGGCACCCGCCGGGTCGATATGATGTTCGGTATCGACTACGGCGACAATGCCGAGACGGCCAAGGCAATCATCTTGGAGCAGGCCAAGGGGGACGAGCGGGTGCTGCAGGATCCGGCGCCCTGGGTCCGGGTCACCAACCTGGGCGACAGTTCGGTGGATCTGACGGCGCGGGTGTGGTGCAAGGCCGAGGACTACTGGGAACTGAAATTCGCTCTGACCCAGAGTGTGAAAGAGGCCTTTGACGCCAGAGGCATCTCTATTCCCTATCCGCATTCGGTGGAGATCAAGAAAGACGGCTGA
- a CDS encoding ABC transporter permease, which translates to MSKPVRFPWLLAYAVAYLAFLYLPVLLLPLFSFNDGTIVAFPMKGFTLKWYAQLGAQDTLLQAMANSLIVGAVTALVATSLGLFAARAYVRYRFKGRELSEGLVMLPLVIPGIIVASSMLVLFISLGLKPSLTTVILGHVFVALPFAVSIMKSAFDDFDQSLEEAAFDLGESVIGTFRRVTLPIVAPGIVASLLVTFTVSFDEFVLAFFLSGNQPTLPVYIWSQIRFPAKLPNTLALGSLLLLASVLLLLTAEYFRRRSTKSAATSA; encoded by the coding sequence TTGAGCAAACCCGTCCGTTTCCCCTGGCTGCTGGCCTATGCGGTGGCCTATCTGGCCTTCCTCTACCTGCCGGTGCTGCTGCTGCCGCTGTTCTCCTTCAACGACGGCACCATCGTCGCCTTCCCGATGAAGGGCTTCACCCTGAAATGGTACGCCCAGCTGGGCGCGCAGGACACGCTTTTGCAGGCGATGGCGAACTCGCTGATCGTCGGCGCGGTGACCGCGCTGGTGGCCACGTCGCTGGGGCTGTTCGCGGCCCGCGCCTATGTGCGCTACCGCTTCAAGGGGCGCGAGCTGTCGGAGGGGCTGGTGATGCTGCCCTTGGTCATCCCCGGCATCATCGTGGCGTCGTCGATGCTGGTGCTGTTCATCTCGCTGGGGCTGAAGCCGTCGCTGACCACGGTGATCCTGGGCCATGTGTTCGTGGCGCTGCCGTTTGCGGTCTCGATCATGAAATCGGCCTTCGACGACTTCGACCAGTCGCTGGAGGAAGCCGCCTTCGACCTGGGCGAGAGCGTCATCGGCACCTTCCGCCGGGTGACCCTGCCGATCGTGGCGCCGGGGATCGTCGCCAGCCTGCTGGTCACCTTCACCGTGTCGTTCGACGAGTTCGTGCTGGCCTTCTTCCTGTCCGGCAACCAGCCCACCCTGCCGGTCTATATCTGGAGCCAGATCCGCTTCCCGGCGAAGCTGCCGAACACGCTGGCGCTTGGCTCCTTGCTGCTGCTGGCCTCGGTGCTCTTGCTGCTGACGGCCGAATACTTCCGCCGCCGCTCCACCAAATCCGCCGCCACATCCGCCTGA
- a CDS encoding class I SAM-dependent methyltransferase: MTADARFWNKAAPKYAKSPIRDEDAYRCALERTRSYLQADDTVLELGCGTGSTAIELASSVSRIVATDLSEMMLEVGRERAWNAGVSNVDFQCSSAGHAPDGPFDAVLAHNLLHLLPDLEDVLEGVAARLRPGGLFISKTPCLGEARGSWKYRMFQVAIPLMRLAGHAPGHVDLMEIRSLEAAVQRAGFEIIETGNYPADTPGRYLVARRL, from the coding sequence ATGACAGCCGACGCCCGCTTTTGGAACAAGGCCGCCCCGAAGTATGCCAAATCGCCGATCCGCGACGAAGACGCCTACCGCTGCGCGCTGGAGCGGACACGGTCTTATCTGCAGGCGGATGATACCGTGCTGGAACTGGGCTGCGGCACCGGCTCCACCGCGATCGAGCTGGCAAGCAGCGTGTCCAGGATAGTTGCAACCGATCTGTCGGAGATGATGCTGGAAGTAGGCCGGGAGCGGGCATGGAACGCGGGCGTCAGCAATGTGGACTTCCAATGCAGCAGCGCCGGGCATGCTCCGGACGGCCCGTTTGACGCGGTGCTGGCGCATAACCTTCTGCACTTGCTGCCGGATCTGGAGGATGTGCTGGAAGGGGTGGCTGCGCGGCTGCGTCCCGGCGGGCTGTTCATCTCCAAGACGCCGTGCCTGGGCGAGGCGCGGGGCAGCTGGAAGTACCGGATGTTTCAGGTGGCGATTCCGCTGATGCGGCTTGCGGGCCACGCGCCCGGCCATGTGGATCTCATGGAGATCCGCAGCCTCGAGGCGGCGGTGCAGCGGGCAGGATTCGAAATCATCGAGACCGGCAACTACCCGGCGGATACGCCCGGCCGTTATCTGGTGGCGCGGCGGCTCTGA
- a CDS encoding extracellular solute-binding protein: MTHFNTALAAAAALAASAGLAAADAASLSVFDWSGYEDQGFYGDYVAKYGGAPSYTYFGSVEEAFTKLQSGFAADLAHPCTDALRKWVAADLIKPIDTSKIANWDKLLPQIKEVDGVTIDGQTYMVPFEWGNTGLIYRTDQIAEGDVSLQLLADPAHQGKIAIPDAASSAYAMAALATGASSYTDMSDAEFQKASDFLRQIHPNVRFYWSDAGQLDQALASGEVTMGWGWNQSELNLIWNETPARMMRDVGKGIATWVCGYVHLQSSTRSDEQVYDMLNALSAEGSGKYIIENWGYAHANADAFASADPELIQTYGFGDVNSFFEDSLFFDAVTPELEGRMLKEFERIKAGF, translated from the coding sequence ATGACGCATTTCAACACGGCACTGGCGGCTGCCGCAGCCCTGGCCGCCTCGGCAGGCCTCGCCGCCGCCGATGCGGCCAGCCTGTCGGTCTTTGACTGGTCCGGCTACGAGGACCAGGGGTTCTACGGCGATTACGTCGCAAAATACGGCGGCGCCCCCAGCTACACCTACTTCGGCAGCGTCGAGGAGGCCTTCACCAAGCTGCAATCGGGCTTTGCCGCCGATCTGGCCCACCCCTGCACCGATGCGCTGCGCAAATGGGTGGCCGCGGATCTGATCAAGCCGATCGACACCTCGAAGATCGCCAACTGGGACAAGCTCTTGCCGCAGATCAAGGAGGTCGACGGCGTCACCATCGATGGCCAGACCTACATGGTGCCGTTTGAATGGGGCAACACCGGGCTGATCTACCGCACCGACCAGATCGCCGAGGGTGACGTCTCGCTGCAATTGCTGGCGGATCCCGCCCATCAGGGCAAGATCGCCATTCCGGATGCCGCGTCTTCGGCCTATGCGATGGCGGCTTTGGCCACCGGCGCCTCCAGCTATACGGACATGTCGGACGCGGAATTCCAGAAGGCGTCCGATTTCCTGCGCCAGATCCACCCCAACGTGCGCTTCTACTGGTCCGATGCGGGCCAGCTGGACCAGGCGCTGGCCTCGGGCGAGGTCACCATGGGCTGGGGCTGGAACCAGTCGGAGCTGAACCTGATCTGGAACGAAACCCCGGCCCGGATGATGCGCGACGTCGGCAAGGGCATCGCCACCTGGGTCTGCGGCTATGTGCATCTGCAGTCCTCGACCCGGAGCGACGAGCAGGTCTATGACATGCTGAACGCGCTGAGCGCGGAAGGAAGCGGCAAATACATCATCGAGAACTGGGGCTATGCCCACGCCAATGCCGACGCCTTCGCCTCTGCCGACCCCGAGCTGATCCAGACCTACGGCTTTGGCGATGTGAACAGCTTCTTCGAGGACAGCCTGTTCTTCGACGCGGTGACCCCGGAGCTCGAGGGCCGGATGCTCAAGGAGTTCGAACGCATCAAGGCCGGCTTCTGA
- a CDS encoding GNAT family N-acetyltransferase has translation MTPPVLETDRLILRPHQSQDFDAVAALWADPEVVRYISGTPATAEESWARLLRYIGHWQALGYGYWAVTLRGSGRFIGETGFADFQRAMQPPLAGVPEAGWVLATEVHGQGIATEAVRRIHQWAEEATQWTETACIFDPSHAVSQKVARKLGYVPAGEALNNGTPVLVMKRPVPRS, from the coding sequence ATGACGCCACCGGTTTTGGAAACGGACCGGTTGATCCTGCGCCCGCATCAGTCACAGGATTTTGACGCGGTGGCAGCACTTTGGGCGGATCCGGAGGTGGTGCGCTACATTTCCGGCACCCCAGCCACGGCAGAGGAAAGCTGGGCGAGGCTGCTGCGCTACATCGGCCACTGGCAGGCGCTGGGCTACGGCTATTGGGCGGTGACCCTGCGCGGCAGCGGCCGGTTCATCGGCGAAACGGGCTTTGCCGACTTTCAGCGTGCCATGCAGCCGCCGCTGGCCGGCGTGCCCGAAGCGGGCTGGGTGCTGGCAACGGAGGTGCATGGCCAGGGCATTGCCACCGAGGCGGTGCGCCGGATCCATCAATGGGCGGAAGAGGCGACGCAGTGGACGGAAACCGCCTGCATTTTCGACCCGTCCCATGCGGTGTCGCAGAAAGTGGCACGCAAGCTGGGCTATGTGCCGGCGGGCGAGGCTTTGAACAATGGGACCCCGGTTCTGGTCATGAAACGGCCCGTTCCCCGGAGCTGA
- a CDS encoding ABC transporter permease produces MHLRTEAGKGLALSAPASLYVGLLVAAPLGILVAYSFWTQTYVEVDRTLTWANYLEAATDPLVRHLMLRSIAIAGAVTAATVALAYPIAYFIAFRTRKKTLWLLLITIPFWSSYLLRVFSWKLILGFNGVMNSALLSLGLIDEPLTFLLYNEFAVVLTLAHAWAPFAILPIYVSLQKIDRALLEAATDLGCSKLERFCRVTLPLSVPGIIAGSLIIFIPTVGDYVTPSLVGGSQGKMVANLIQVQFGPANNWPLGATLSLAAMAAVGCVALLFVILATALGRRIR; encoded by the coding sequence TTGCACTTACGAACCGAAGCAGGCAAGGGCCTGGCGCTGAGCGCCCCGGCGTCGCTTTATGTGGGGCTGCTGGTGGCGGCGCCGCTGGGCATCCTGGTGGCCTACAGCTTCTGGACCCAGACCTATGTCGAGGTGGACAGGACGCTGACCTGGGCGAATTACCTGGAGGCCGCCACCGATCCGCTGGTGCGCCACCTGATGCTGCGCTCGATCGCCATTGCCGGCGCGGTGACCGCCGCCACCGTGGCGCTGGCCTACCCGATTGCCTATTTCATCGCCTTCCGCACCCGGAAGAAAACCCTGTGGCTCTTGCTGATCACCATCCCGTTCTGGTCGAGCTACCTGTTGCGGGTGTTCAGCTGGAAACTGATCCTGGGCTTCAACGGGGTGATGAACTCGGCGCTGCTCTCGCTGGGGCTGATCGACGAGCCGCTGACCTTCCTGCTGTACAATGAATTCGCGGTGGTGCTGACCCTGGCGCATGCCTGGGCGCCGTTTGCGATCCTGCCGATCTATGTGTCGCTGCAGAAGATCGACCGCGCGCTTCTGGAGGCGGCCACCGATCTGGGCTGCTCGAAACTCGAACGTTTCTGCCGGGTCACCCTGCCGCTGTCGGTGCCCGGCATCATCGCGGGCAGCCTGATCATCTTCATTCCGACCGTCGGCGACTACGTGACGCCGTCGCTGGTCGGCGGCTCGCAGGGCAAGATGGTGGCGAACCTCATCCAGGTGCAGTTCGGCCCCGCCAACAACTGGCCGCTGGGCGCAACACTGTCGCTGGCGGCGATGGCCGCGGTCGGCTGTGTCGCCCTCCTGTTCGTCATCCTGGCCACCGCCCTGGGGAGGAGGATCCGTTGA